In the Wyeomyia smithii strain HCP4-BCI-WySm-NY-G18 chromosome 2, ASM2978416v1, whole genome shotgun sequence genome, one interval contains:
- the LOC129720686 gene encoding b(0,+)-type amino acid transporter 1-like encodes MTTAAEHKTGGLKREMGLMSAINVIISVMIGSGIFVSPTAALRYSGSVGFCLIIWSVCGVISLLGALCFAELGTIVPRSGAEYAYLIEAFRKTHKFWGPLPSFICAWVYVMVLRPAEIAVIILTFAEYSILPFSHVLGLNHLSAEDLHRLIKLVGILGLGIITYINLSSVKLYVTINNIFGFCKVFACLVVIFGGIYQLAIGNTDNLSRGFEGSHFNAGNIALAFYNGLWAYDGWSSVTTITEEIKKPEINIPRSIVIAVPIITGLYVFMNMAYMTVLSPEEMIKSEAVGLDFGEKVLGSFAFLIPLGVAFATFGCALSIQFGVTRLCYVASQEGQMLEPLSYIHMRRLTPAPAVAMQGILALMFILVGNIEELIELASFFIWFFYGAAVLALLTLRRTQPDVHRPYKVPLFVPIITLAVSVFLSVVPIVADPSPKYFFAVGFILSGIAVYTPFVYYNVRPKWMNKVTYLIQMLFEAVPTSDKSD; translated from the exons ATGACGACTGCAGCGGAACACAAAACTGGCGGTCTCAAGCGAGAAATGGGCTTAATGTCCGCCATTAACGTCATCATTAGTGTCATGATCGGATCAGGGATATTCGTTTCGCCAACAGCCGCTCTTCGATACTCCGGAAGCGTGGGATTCTGTTTGATAATTTGGAGCGTTTGTGGAGTAATTTCTTTACTGGGGGCACTATGCTTTGCCGAGCTGGGAACGATAGTTCCTCGCTCAGGAGCCGAATATGCCTACCTGATCGAAGCCTTCAGGAAGACACACAAATTTTGGGGTCCACTACCGTCGTTTATCTGCGCCTGGGTCTATGTCATGGTACTACGACCCGCTGAAATTGCTGTCATCATTCTCACTTTTGCAGAGTATTCGATCTTACCTTTCAGTCATGTGCTTGGATTAAATCACCTCTCCGCGGAGGATCTCCACCGGCTTATCAAGCTGGTAGGAATACTAGGATTAG GTATTATCACCTACATTAATCTCAGCAGCGTGAAGCTGTACGTTACCATAAACAACATCTTCGGATTTTGTAAGGTCTTCGCCTGTCTTGTCGTTATTTTTGGTGGTATCTACCAGCTAGCAATCGGCAATACGGACAATCTCTCCCGTGGCTTCGAGGGAAGTCATTTTAATGCAGGAAATATTGCGTTGGCTTTCTACAATGGCTTATGGGCCTATGACGGTTGGTCCAGCGTAACAACAATCACAGAGGAAATCAAGAAACCTGAAAT CAACATTCCGCGGTCCATAGTGATTGCCGTTCCAATCATTACGGGACTATACGTGTTTATGAACATGGCCTACATGACTGTGTTGTCACCAGAAGAGATGATTAAATCGGAAGCTGTTGGGCTTGACTTCGGTGAAAAGGTTCTAGGTTCCTTCGCATTCTTAATCCCACTAGGTGTGGCATTTGCAACTTTTGGCTGTGCCCTCAGCATACAATTCGGAGTCACTCGCCTGTGCTATGTTGCCAGCCAAGAAGGACAAATGCTAGAGCCTTTGTCGTACATTCACATGCGACGCCTAACTCCTGCCCCAGCCGTGGCAATGCAAGGCATCCTAGCCCTGATGTTCATTCTTGTCGGCAACATTGAGGAACTAATCGAGTTGGCTTCATTCTTTATCTGGTTTTTCTACGGAGCCGCTGTACTCGCATTGCTCACATTACGGAGGACCCAACCGGATGTACATCGGCCTTATAAAGTTCCATTATTTGTACCAATCATCACCCTTGCGGTATCGGTGTTTCTCTCTGTCGTGCCGATAGTGGCCGATCCGTCACCAAAGTATTTTTTCGCCGTTGGATTTATCCTAAGCGGAATTGCTGTGTACACACCGTTCGTTTACTACAACGTACGACCAAAATGGATGA ATAAAGTCACCTATCTTATCCAGATGTTATTCGAAGCCGTGCCCACCTCGGACAAGTCTGATTAG